One genomic region from Leptospira tipperaryensis encodes:
- the lpxA gene encoding acyl-ACP--UDP-N-acetylglucosamine O-acyltransferase gives MKIHPTAIIDSRAELHESVEVGPYSIIEGHVSIQEGTVIENHVKICAGSEIGKFNRFHQGAVIGVMPQDLGFNQQLLTKTIIGDHNIFREYANIHKGTKEDSPTVIGNKNYFMGNSHVGHDCILGDSNILTHGCVLAGHVTLGSFAFISGLAAVHQFCFVGDYAMVAGLAKVVQDVPPYSTVDGNPSTVVGLNSVGMKRAGFSPEVRNAIKHAYKVIYHSKLTTKKALEELEASGNLIEPVKYIIKFFKDSDRGVTDHR, from the coding sequence ATGAAAATTCATCCGACTGCGATTATCGACTCGAGAGCGGAATTACACGAATCCGTAGAGGTCGGTCCTTATTCCATCATAGAAGGACATGTTTCCATCCAAGAAGGAACCGTGATTGAAAATCACGTTAAAATTTGTGCCGGTAGTGAAATCGGAAAATTCAACCGTTTTCATCAAGGAGCGGTCATCGGAGTGATGCCGCAGGATCTGGGTTTCAATCAACAGCTCCTGACAAAAACAATCATAGGCGATCACAACATATTTAGAGAATATGCAAACATTCACAAAGGAACTAAGGAAGATTCTCCAACCGTAATCGGTAACAAAAATTATTTTATGGGGAATTCTCACGTCGGTCATGATTGTATTTTAGGCGATAGTAATATTCTTACCCATGGCTGCGTGTTGGCCGGGCACGTTACTCTTGGAAGTTTTGCTTTTATCTCCGGTTTAGCGGCCGTGCATCAGTTTTGTTTCGTAGGCGATTATGCGATGGTCGCGGGTCTGGCAAAAGTGGTTCAGGACGTTCCTCCGTATTCTACAGTGGATGGAAATCCGAGCACGGTCGTCGGATTGAATAGTGTAGGAATGAAACGCGCCGGTTTTTCTCCGGAAGTTAGAAATGCGATCAAACACGCCTACAAAGTGATTTATCATTCGAAGCTCACGACCAAGAAGGCTCTGGAGGAGTTGGAAGCTTCCGGAAATCTTATCGAACCAGTTAAGTATATTATAAAGTTCTTTAAAGATAGCGATCGGGGAGTTACGGATCACAGGTGA